In Rhodospirillum rubrum ATCC 11170, a genomic segment contains:
- a CDS encoding type II toxin-antitoxin system VapC family toxin, whose translation MVGALFDTNILIDHLNARPEASEEIERFESRAISIITWMEVMVGARADLIEPTRLFLDGFKVIALDDKIAKRAVDLRRAHRIKLPDAVIWATAQTTGRLLVTRNTKDFPPDDPGVREPYAL comes from the coding sequence ATGGTAGGCGCGCTTTTCGATACCAATATCCTCATCGATCATCTGAACGCCCGCCCCGAGGCTAGCGAGGAAATCGAGCGATTTGAGAGTCGCGCCATCAGCATCATCACATGGATGGAGGTGATGGTGGGCGCGCGCGCCGATCTGATAGAGCCGACCCGGCTTTTTCTCGACGGCTTCAAAGTCATCGCATTGGACGACAAGATCGCCAAGCGCGCGGTGGACTTGCGGCGCGCCCATCGCATTAAACTGCCTGACGCGGTGATCTGGGCCACGGCGCAGACCACCGGACGCTTGCTTGTGACCCGCAACACCAAGGACTTTCCGCCCGACGATCCGGGGGTACGCGAACCCTACGCCTTGTAG
- a CDS encoding LysR substrate-binding domain-containing protein, with translation MIAFRFPEGVYRWELEKAGRRVTVDPTGPLCVNDHTLLEAASAGAGLACVLRPRAADWLADGRLRPVLEDWCPAFPGLRLYYPSRRMTAALRAFIETLRLDQTTFNEPPLARKL, from the coding sequence GTGATCGCCTTTCGCTTTCCCGAGGGCGTCTATCGCTGGGAGCTGGAAAAGGCCGGGCGGCGCGTCACCGTCGATCCGACCGGTCCGCTGTGCGTCAACGACCATACGCTGCTGGAAGCGGCGAGCGCCGGTGCCGGGCTGGCCTGCGTGCTGCGGCCGCGCGCCGCCGACTGGCTGGCCGATGGGCGGTTGCGGCCCGTTCTCGAAGACTGGTGCCCCGCCTTCCCGGGCCTGCGCCTTTACTACCCCAGCCGACGCATGACCGCCGCCCTGCGCGCCTTCATCGAAACCCTGCGCCTTGATCAAACCACGTTCAATGAGCCCCCTTTAGCGCGGAAACTTTGA
- a CDS encoding type II toxin-antitoxin system RelE/ParE family toxin, translated as MIVGFRDEWLRAFFVEDIHCRSIPADLESRLFRKLQMIDDAMTDQDLRVPPSNHFEKLHGILDGLYSIRVNKQWRLIFRWDGGRGEASGIYLDDHGYR; from the coding sequence ATGATCGTTGGATTTCGCGATGAATGGCTGCGGGCCTTTTTCGTGGAGGATATCCACTGCCGCAGTATTCCTGCCGATCTCGAAAGCCGATTGTTCCGAAAGCTCCAGATGATCGACGATGCGATGACCGATCAGGATTTGCGCGTGCCGCCCAGCAATCATTTCGAAAAACTACATGGCATCCTTGATGGCCTGTATTCGATTCGCGTCAACAAGCAATGGCGGCTGATCTTTCGATGGGACGGCGGTCGCGGCGAAGCGTCGGGCATTTATCTCGACGACCACGGTTATCGGTGA
- a CDS encoding HigA family addiction module antitoxin, with the protein MMMTKRKPVTVGEILVEEFMGPLGLTQAALAEAMGVQRKHVNELCNNRRTVTAATALILARVFGNSPDFWLNAQRRNDLWEVLHSPKDVERIERAKPLALRA; encoded by the coding sequence ATGATGATGACCAAGCGCAAGCCGGTGACGGTCGGGGAAATCCTGGTGGAAGAGTTCATGGGGCCGCTTGGCCTGACGCAGGCGGCGCTGGCCGAGGCGATGGGCGTTCAGCGCAAACATGTCAACGAGCTGTGCAATAATCGACGCACCGTCACGGCGGCGACCGCGCTTATTCTGGCCCGCGTATTTGGCAATAGCCCGGACTTCTGGCTGAACGCGCAGCGGCGGAACGACCTGTGGGAGGTTCTGCACAGTCCCAAGGACGTGGAGCGTATCGAGCGCGCCAAACCCTTGGCGCTGCGGGCTTAA
- a CDS encoding ATP-binding cassette domain-containing protein, which yields MIERITILGGQGRDGRADAVARLDLAMGDVVSIVGPTGSGKTTLINDIELFANADTPTGRRVLINGERAPTAYRDDPARNPIALITQHTTFLSDLPVDVFLQTHARIRKAGGGRVDDLVAATLDFANQLTGEPVAPGLRMTELSGGQTRALLIADATLICDTPIVLLDEVENAGIHRSRALELLRQHRKIFLFVTHDPRIALLSDYRIVMRGGRIESVLVTDDHEKALAPQVARLDDMLSRLRDSIRGGERVSVTDLGDAA from the coding sequence ATGATCGAGCGGATAACCATCCTCGGCGGGCAGGGGCGGGACGGGCGGGCCGACGCCGTGGCGCGGCTGGATCTGGCGATGGGCGATGTGGTCAGCATCGTCGGTCCCACCGGATCGGGCAAAACCACCCTGATCAACGATATCGAACTGTTCGCCAATGCCGATACGCCGACCGGGCGGCGGGTGCTGATCAATGGCGAGCGGGCGCCGACGGCCTATCGCGATGATCCGGCGCGCAATCCCATCGCCCTGATCACCCAGCACACCACCTTTTTGTCGGATCTGCCGGTCGATGTCTTCTTGCAGACCCACGCCCGCATCCGCAAGGCCGGCGGCGGCCGGGTCGATGATCTGGTGGCCGCCACCTTGGACTTCGCCAACCAGTTGACCGGCGAGCCGGTGGCGCCGGGCCTGCGCATGACCGAACTATCGGGCGGGCAGACCCGGGCCCTGCTGATCGCCGATGCGACGCTGATCTGCGATACGCCGATCGTTCTGCTTGACGAGGTCGAGAACGCCGGCATTCACCGCAGTCGGGCGCTGGAACTGCTGCGCCAACACCGCAAGATCTTCCTGTTCGTCACCCATGATCCGCGCATCGCCCTGTTGTCGGATTACCGCATCGTCATGCGCGGCGGTCGCATCGAAAGCGTGCTGGTCACCGACGATCACGAAAAGGCCCTGGCCCCCCAGGTCGCCCGCCTTGATGACATGCTGTCGCGGTTGCGCGACAGCATCCGCGGCGGCGAGCGGGTGTCCGTCACCGATCTGGGAGACGCCGCATGA
- a CDS encoding GTP-binding protein — MKLVICAGPATTGKTAVLRHAIGKLIGRGFKPAFLKIDVQYAEEDEQFAREFAIPTRKTYSGDLCPDHCTVMVLGEALEWAGRQGADVLLVETAGLCLRCSPYVDGGLGVIVLEATSGMNLPLKVGPMLSLADVAVVTKIDRISQAEREVFRARIQDVAPGVRIREANALHGIGIDPLVDQIQATPDVDATLSLRGNPPVGTCTICVGKKEIGWKAHFGVVRSLENQTFYRGE; from the coding sequence ATGAAACTGGTCATCTGCGCCGGGCCGGCGACCACCGGCAAGACGGCGGTGCTCCGTCATGCCATCGGCAAGCTGATCGGTCGGGGGTTCAAGCCGGCCTTTCTCAAGATCGATGTGCAATACGCCGAGGAGGACGAACAGTTCGCCCGCGAATTCGCCATCCCCACCCGCAAGACCTATTCGGGCGATCTGTGCCCCGACCATTGCACGGTGATGGTGCTAGGCGAGGCCCTGGAGTGGGCGGGGCGTCAGGGAGCCGACGTTCTGCTGGTCGAGACCGCCGGGTTATGCCTGCGCTGCTCGCCCTATGTCGATGGCGGCCTTGGCGTCATCGTGCTCGAAGCGACCAGCGGCATGAACCTGCCGCTCAAGGTCGGGCCGATGCTGTCGCTGGCCGATGTCGCCGTCGTCACCAAGATCGACCGCATTTCCCAGGCCGAACGCGAGGTGTTCCGCGCCCGCATTCAGGATGTGGCGCCGGGGGTGCGCATCCGCGAGGCCAATGCCCTTCATGGCATCGGCATCGATCCTTTGGTCGATCAGATCCAGGCGACGCCCGATGTCGACGCCACCTTGTCCCTGCGCGGCAATCCGCCCGTGGGCACCTGCACGATCTGCGTCGGCAAGAAGGAGATCGGCTGGAAGGCCCATTTCGGCGTGGTGCGCTCGCTGGAGAACCAGACTTTCTATCGGGGGGAATGA
- a CDS encoding cysteine desulfurase family protein encodes MSVVYLDHSATTPADPRVVEAMIPFLGGIYGNPSSLHTVGREARAAVLTARAQVAALIGARPEDIVFTASGTEADNLAILGSYEARESQDFALAVSAIEHPAVLAPARAVERRGAALEIVPVDGQGTVDPDRLALAFARRPAIALVSVMAANNVVGTLQALEDLGQVAHENGALFHTDAIQAAGKVAIDVRTLPVDMLSLSAHKLHGPKGVGALYLRPGVALHPIIHGGGQERGLRSATENVAAIVGFGKAAEIALAEGAAEADRLRVLRDHILAEVTRRLPNAYLLGHPSERLPGHLCLGFAGQEGEAIRLLMALDQEGIAVSSGSACSAHRVAEPSYVLQAMGLDAFQARGSLRVTLGRFTTAAEIERFLEVLPRVVGELRSISTRRFATS; translated from the coding sequence ATGTCCGTCGTCTATCTCGATCATAGTGCCACCACGCCGGCCGATCCCCGGGTGGTCGAGGCGATGATCCCCTTTCTCGGCGGGATCTATGGCAACCCCTCCAGCCTGCACACCGTCGGCCGCGAGGCGCGCGCCGCCGTGCTGACCGCGCGCGCCCAGGTCGCCGCCCTGATCGGCGCCCGGCCCGAGGACATCGTCTTCACCGCCAGCGGCACCGAGGCCGATAATCTGGCGATTTTGGGCAGCTATGAGGCCCGCGAAAGCCAGGACTTCGCCTTGGCGGTCTCGGCGATCGAGCATCCGGCGGTTCTGGCCCCGGCCCGGGCTGTGGAACGCCGGGGCGCGGCGCTCGAGATCGTGCCGGTTGACGGCCAGGGAACGGTCGATCCCGACCGTCTGGCCCTGGCCTTCGCCCGCCGCCCCGCTATCGCCCTGGTCTCGGTGATGGCGGCCAATAATGTGGTCGGCACCCTTCAGGCGCTGGAAGACCTGGGGCAGGTGGCCCACGAGAACGGCGCGCTGTTTCACACCGACGCCATCCAGGCGGCGGGCAAGGTGGCGATCGATGTTCGCACCCTGCCCGTCGACATGCTCTCGCTGTCGGCCCACAAGCTGCACGGGCCCAAGGGGGTGGGGGCGCTTTATCTGCGCCCGGGCGTCGCGCTCCATCCGATCATCCATGGCGGCGGCCAGGAACGCGGCTTGCGCTCGGCCACCGAAAATGTCGCGGCCATCGTCGGCTTTGGCAAGGCGGCCGAGATCGCCCTGGCCGAAGGCGCGGCCGAGGCCGATCGCCTGCGGGTCTTGCGCGATCACATCCTCGCCGAGGTCACCCGGCGCCTGCCCAACGCCTATCTGCTTGGCCATCCCAGCGAACGCTTGCCCGGCCACCTGTGCCTTGGCTTCGCCGGCCAGGAGGGCGAGGCCATCCGCCTGCTGATGGCCCTTGATCAGGAAGGCATCGCCGTATCGAGCGGCAGCGCCTGCAGCGCCCATCGGGTCGCCGAGCCCTCCTACGTTCTTCAGGCGATGGGGTTGGACGCCTTTCAGGCGCGCGGATCACTGCGCGTGACCCTGGGGCGCTTCACCACGGCGGCCGAGATCGAGCGCTTCCTTGAGGTTCTGCCCCGGGTCGTGGGCGAGCTGCGATCGATCTCCACCCGCCGCTTCGCCACTTCCTGA
- a CDS encoding (Fe-S)-binding protein, with the protein MTSLQPLRAEDLPGKNCGVCGFRTCAELAERSAGHPDLIKRCLPLSAASLEAEGPAVGRRPAQPVCGGACGGAASSVDLLTARPETVWRDTLDREFDFFLEHFPEEPGPREIILPHNPLLTRELEIEVGDILIGRPLGMSCGCPITHCGVAVEVDKRTGVIVWCVTGPLGAREKGFKDLGYYIAEGYEGLITETRVPIRIGMRYYFQPRLCMLQWRHSGLVNYVNRIGDTLQVRVEGLWIG; encoded by the coding sequence ATGACTTCTCTTCAGCCCCTGCGCGCCGAGGATCTGCCCGGCAAGAACTGCGGCGTTTGTGGATTTCGCACCTGCGCCGAATTGGCCGAACGCTCGGCCGGGCACCCCGATCTGATCAAGCGCTGCCTGCCGCTGAGCGCCGCCAGCCTCGAGGCCGAAGGCCCGGCGGTCGGTCGCCGGCCCGCCCAGCCGGTGTGCGGCGGCGCGTGTGGCGGCGCCGCGTCCAGCGTTGATCTGCTCACCGCCCGGCCCGAGACGGTCTGGCGTGATACCCTGGACCGCGAGTTCGATTTCTTTCTCGAGCATTTCCCCGAGGAGCCGGGCCCGCGCGAAATCATCCTGCCCCATAACCCCTTGCTGACCCGCGAGCTTGAGATCGAGGTCGGCGATATCCTGATCGGCCGCCCCCTTGGCATGTCCTGCGGCTGCCCGATCACCCATTGCGGGGTGGCGGTCGAGGTCGATAAGCGCACCGGGGTGATCGTCTGGTGCGTCACCGGTCCGCTTGGCGCCCGCGAGAAGGGTTTCAAGGATCTTGGTTATTACATCGCCGAAGGCTATGAGGGGCTGATCACCGAGACCCGGGTGCCGATCCGCATCGGCATGCGCTATTACTTCCAGCCCCGCCTGTGCATGCTGCAATGGCGCCATAGCGGGCTGGTCAATTACGTCAACCGTATCGGCGATACGCTGCAGGTGCGGGTCGAAGGCCTGTGGATCGGCTGA